A section of the Salmo salar chromosome ssa05, Ssal_v3.1, whole genome shotgun sequence genome encodes:
- the LOC106605876 gene encoding zinc fingers and homeoboxes protein 1 — MASRRKSTTPCMVLPSSNVMEEQDADMQVGEGKDGAESAAEGLTDTAVVSTDPETEHDISHSSGEDGATCTGVKRSNQPTLEQTLSDLLSDGGYTQHETEESDDPASAGISLSKTPIMKMRGKWEPKRIAVSLKAAEESDGMGESEGEQEPIEAPLGLGSLTPVEKMSPHYTESMKHSVLLNIPNTMSSEQKKSSVLSANMSGLQLPPGLAQVLSALQAQQSAQAQLLIPVSSIPSYNQSMDTNTVLVNTYKKFPYPSVSEILGLSAQTKFSEEQIKIWFSAQRLKHGVSWTPEEVEEARRKQFNGTVHTVPQTITVIPAHQLSAATNGLQSILQTCQIVGQPGLVFTQVGTPVTTPITLTVAGMPSHSQIPKMSSHQTSPAVSEMKRATTVQPPSLTPQENSALSADHFGMRPKKSKEQLAELKASYLKNHFASDVEIARLMTLTGLTKGEIKKWFSDTRYNQRNSKNSNIIVFHDSQSPRGHSSGTTIVIDSSDETPQSPPPTPSVKEKEPRPKTWNSFPDFTLQKFKEKTPEQLVVLEESYQKGSTPSDDELTRLRTETKLTRREIDAWFTEKRKVVEAESPELRAERMESEATSSRKGSQTPPGGRRPNRGDKNIGKKTPEQLHVLKSAFVRTQWPSTEEYDKLAEESGLPRVYVVNWFGDTRYSFKNGNLKWFFHYQSGNVEGLNGNKNRKRRIRNRGWGRSRSRKAKRSTSTEKSPPLPIIKLKSGKDILKEYYLKHKLLNEQDLDELVTKSSMGYEQVREWFAEIHKREDMGADPFGDAEVNVDQQEEEALLGENEMAPEEQDDTVVGEEDEEEEEEDDDTDESDSWEPSQGARKTQSE; from the exons ATGGCAAGCAGGAGGAAGTCAACAACACCTTGCATGGTCCTGCCTTCTTCTAACgtgatggaggagcaggatgcAGACATGCAGGTGGGGGAGGGGAAGGATGGAGCTGAGAGCGCTGCAGAGGGACTTACAGACACCGCTGTGGTCTCCACTGACCCAGAGACAG AGCACGACATCAGTCATTCAAGCGGAGAGGACGGTGCCACCTGCACAGGAGTGAAACGCAGCAACCAACCAACCCTGGAGCAGACGCTCAGTGACCTTCTCTCGGATGGGGGTTACACACAGCATGAGACGGAAGAGAGCGATGACCCCGCCTCAGCTGGCATCTCACTCAGCAAAACCCCCATCATGAAAATGAGGGGTAAATGGGAACCGAAGAGGATCGCCGTGTCTCTGAAAGCAGCCGAGGAGAGCGACGGGAtgggagagagtgaaggggagCAGGAGCCTATCGAAGCACCTCTGGGGCTGGGTTCCCTCACTCCTGTAGAGAAGATGAGCCCACATTACACTGAGTCCATGAAACACAGTGTTCTCCTGAACATTCCCAATACGATGTCATCAGAACAGAAGAAATCTTCTGTCCTCAGCGCCAATATGTCTGGACTCCAGCTCCCCCCTGGTCTGGCCCAGGTCCTCTCAGCTCTGCAGGCCCAGCAG agCGCCCAAGCCCAGCTCCTCATCCCCGTCAGCAGTATCCCCTCATACAACCAATCCATGGATACCAACACAGTCCTGGTCAACACCTACAAGAAATTCCCCTACCCTTCAGTATCAGAGATCTTGGGTCTGTCGGCTCAGACCAAATTCAGTGAGGAACAGATAAAGATCTGGTTCTCTGCCCAGCGTCTGAAGCACGGGGTCAGCTGGACACCTGAGGAG gtGGAGGAGGCTAGGAGAAAGCAGTTCAACGGGACTGTGCACACGGTGCCTCAGACCATCACTGTTATCCCGGCCCACCAGCTCTCTGCTGCGACCAACGGCCTGCAGTCTATCCTCCAGACCTGTCAGATAGTAGGCCAGCCAGGCCTGGTTTTTACACAG GTTGGCACGCCTGTGACCACACCCATCACCTTGACAGTAGCAGGGATGCCAAGCCACAGCCAGATCCCCAAGATGTCCTCCCACCAGACCAGCCCAGCGGTCAGTGAGATGAAGAGAGCCACCActgtccagcctccctccctgacCCCACAGGAGAACTCGGCCCTCAGCGCCGACCACTTTGGAATGCGGCCCAAGAAGTCCAAGGAGCAGCTGGCGGAGCTGAAAGCCAGCTACCTGAAGAACCACTTCGCCAGCGACGTGGAGATCGCCAGGCTCATGACGCTGACCGGCCTCACAAAAGGGGAGATCAAGAAGTGGTTCAGCGACACGCGCTACAACCAGCGCAACTCCAAGAACAGCAACATCATCGTGTTCCATGACAGCCAGAGTCCCAGGGGTCACAGCAGCGGCACCACCATCGTCATTGACTCCAGCGACGAGACCCCTCAGTCTCCACCGCCCACACCATCCGTCAAAGAGAAAGAGCCACGCCCCAAGACCTGGAACTCCTTCCCAGACTTCACATTGCAGAAGTTCAAGGAGAAGACACCAGAGCAGCTGGTGGTTCTTGAGGAGAGTTACCAGAAGGGAAGCACTCCGTCTGACGACGAACTGACCCGGCTGAGGACGGAGACCAAGCTGACCCGGAGAGAGATCGACGCCTGGTTCACAGAGAAGAGGAAGGTAGTGGAGGCAGAGTCACCTGAGCTGAGAGCAGAGCGGATGGAGAGCGAGGCCACCTCGTCTAGAAAAGGATCCCAGACCCCTCCGGGTGGCCGGCGGCCAAACAGGGGGGACAAGAACATTGGAAAGAAAACCCCTGAGCAGCTCCACGTCCTGAAGAGTGCCTTTGTCCGTACCCAGTGGCCCTCCACAGAGGAATATGACAAGCTGGCAGAGGAGAGTGGGCTGCCCAGGGTCTACGTTGTCAACTGGTTCGGAGATACCCGGTACTCCTTCAAGAACGGCAACCTCAAGTGGTTCTTCCACTACCAGAGCGGCAATGTAGAGGGACTGAACGGCAACaaaaacaggaagaggaggatacgTAACCGAGGCTGGGGGAGGTCTCGGAGCAGGAAGGCCAAGAGGTCAACCAGCACGGAGAAGTCACCACCACTGCCCATCATCAAGTTGAAGTCTGGGAAAGACATTCTGAAGGAGTATTACCTGAAGCACAAGTTGTTGAATGAGCAGGACCTGGATGAGCTTGTGACCAAGTCTAGTATGGGATACGAGCAGGTGAGAGAGTGGTTCGCTGAGATACACAAGAGGGAAGATATGGGTGCTGATCCGTTTGGGGATGCTGAGGTAAACGTGGACCAGCAGGAAGAGGAAGCGTTGCTGGGTGAGAATGAGATGGCACCTGAAGAGCAGGATGACACCGTGGTgggtgaggaagatgaggaggaggaggaggaggatgacgaCACTGATGAAAGTGATTCTTGGGAGCCCTCTCAGGGTGCCAGAAAAACTCAGTCAGAGTAG